From Streptomyces fungicidicus, one genomic window encodes:
- a CDS encoding bacteriocin immunity protein translates to MTLAERRKQVDEDRHERSPMRDYMNAPGRMSKGKAHSRPDTNLVERGPAAESKVALQPLAAAAENPTWVSSWATAYPGMLSIGGQVKLPKRGDSYTGMWLYVLDAGGSPVVQQEIKKSTDDPSGDTPDTGAWCYDWWASNSYPTDQCFWWAGSALGGTLEDGKEYYTWVFLNSADGTSSPGGTTSPLVEAFYSGDPRCAGGNLYLLRTGAPSRLDPDYHQRGVVDVRDLTRDQLVELVRRIMVANGTEEEDDKLVEILEANVPHPRVLNLIYHPDAEGFTDDLTAEEVVDTALAYTPFAL, encoded by the coding sequence ATGACGCTGGCCGAGCGCCGCAAGCAGGTCGACGAGGACCGGCACGAACGGTCGCCGATGCGCGACTACATGAACGCGCCGGGGCGGATGTCCAAGGGGAAGGCCCACAGCCGACCGGACACAAACCTCGTCGAGCGTGGGCCCGCCGCCGAGTCGAAGGTGGCTTTGCAGCCTCTCGCGGCGGCGGCCGAGAACCCGACGTGGGTGTCGTCCTGGGCCACCGCGTATCCGGGGATGCTGTCGATCGGCGGGCAGGTGAAGTTGCCCAAGCGGGGAGATTCGTATACCGGAATGTGGCTGTACGTCCTGGACGCGGGCGGCTCCCCCGTCGTGCAGCAGGAGATCAAGAAGTCCACGGACGATCCCAGCGGCGACACCCCGGACACCGGGGCCTGGTGCTACGACTGGTGGGCGAGCAACTCCTATCCCACGGACCAGTGTTTCTGGTGGGCCGGCAGCGCGCTGGGCGGAACGCTCGAGGACGGCAAGGAGTACTACACCTGGGTCTTCCTCAACAGCGCCGACGGGACATCGAGTCCGGGCGGCACCACCTCGCCGCTGGTGGAGGCGTTCTACTCCGGTGATCCCCGGTGCGCAGGCGGGAATCTGTACCTGCTACGCACAGGCGCACCGAGCCGGTTGGACCCCGACTATCACCAGCGAGGCGTGGTGGACGTGCGTGACCTTACTCGCGATCAGCTCGTCGAGCTCGTTCGGAGAATCATGGTCGCAAATGGGACGGAGGAGGAAGACGATAAGCTCGTTGAGATTCTCGAAGCGAACGTACCTCATCCTCGCGTTCTCAATCTCATTTATCACCCCGATGCAGAAGGCTTTACAGACGATCTGACGGCAGAAGAGGTCGTGGACACTGCTTTGGCCTACACTCCTTTCGCTTTGTAA
- the pcaC gene encoding bifunctional 3-oxoadipate enol-lactonase/4-carboxymuconolactone decarboxylase PcaDC: MSETPPNTLQYRFDGPEDAPVLILGPSLGTTWHMWDRQVPELTKQWRVFRFDLPGHGGAPAHPAGSVADLTTRLLVTLEGLGVHRFGYAGCALGGAVGIELALRHPERLASLALIAASPRFGTADEFRQRGVIVRTNGLDPIARSAPERWFTGGFAAAQPAITEWAVQMVRTTDPGCYIAACEALASFDARAGLGSVGAPTLVLVGSDDQVTGPAEARTLVAGIPDARLAVVPGASHLVPVEQPAAVTDLLVRHFSTAWQPAFETATGQTALPAAALNPVPAPAPPQPVPVAEIAPPAVPQVTHGRPDRYDTGIKVRREVLGDAHVDRTLAGADEFSGDFQELVTRYAWGEVWDRPGLDRRTRSCVTLTALVAGGHLEELAVHTRAALRNGLTPAEIKEVLLQAAVYCGVPAANSAFRVAQRIVREETTPQE, encoded by the coding sequence GTGAGTGAGACACCGCCGAACACCCTGCAATACCGCTTTGACGGGCCAGAAGACGCTCCGGTTCTGATCCTGGGGCCCTCACTGGGCACCACATGGCACATGTGGGACCGGCAAGTGCCCGAGCTGACGAAGCAGTGGCGGGTCTTCCGCTTCGACCTCCCCGGGCACGGCGGAGCGCCCGCCCACCCCGCGGGCTCGGTCGCCGATCTCACCACGCGGCTGCTCGTCACCCTCGAGGGCCTCGGCGTGCACCGCTTCGGCTACGCGGGCTGCGCGCTGGGCGGCGCCGTCGGGATCGAGCTGGCCCTGCGCCACCCCGAGCGTCTCGCGTCCCTCGCGCTGATCGCGGCCTCGCCACGCTTCGGTACGGCGGACGAGTTCCGCCAGCGCGGGGTGATCGTCCGGACGAACGGGCTCGACCCGATCGCCCGCTCCGCGCCGGAGCGCTGGTTCACCGGCGGCTTCGCCGCCGCCCAGCCCGCGATCACCGAGTGGGCCGTGCAGATGGTGCGCACCACCGACCCCGGCTGCTACATCGCCGCCTGCGAGGCGCTCGCCTCGTTCGACGCGCGGGCGGGACTCGGCAGCGTCGGCGCGCCCACCCTGGTGCTGGTCGGCTCCGACGACCAGGTCACCGGCCCCGCCGAGGCCCGCACCCTGGTTGCCGGAATCCCCGACGCGCGGCTCGCCGTCGTACCGGGCGCCTCCCACCTCGTGCCGGTGGAGCAGCCGGCCGCCGTCACCGACCTGCTGGTGCGGCACTTCTCCACCGCCTGGCAGCCCGCCTTCGAGACCGCCACCGGCCAGACCGCCCTGCCCGCGGCCGCCCTGAACCCGGTGCCGGCCCCCGCCCCGCCGCAGCCGGTGCCCGTCGCCGAGATCGCCCCGCCCGCCGTACCGCAGGTGACGCACGGCAGACCCGATCGCTACGACACCGGGATCAAGGTCCGCCGGGAGGTGCTGGGCGACGCGCACGTCGACCGGACGCTGGCCGGGGCCGACGAGTTCTCCGGCGACTTCCAGGAGCTCGTCACCCGCTACGCCTGGGGCGAGGTGTGGGACCGGCCCGGCCTCGACCGGCGCACCCGAAGCTGCGTCACCCTCACCGCCCTCGTCGCCGGCGGCCACCTGGAGGAGCTCGCCGTCCACACCCGGGCCGCCCTGCGCAACGGGCTCACCCCGGCCGAGATCAAGGAGGTGCTGCTCCAGGCGGCCGTCTACTGCGGCGTGCCGGCGGCGAACAGCGCGTTCCGGGTGGCCCAGCGGATCGTCCGCGAGGAGACCACACCCCAGGAGTGA
- a CDS encoding MBL fold metallo-hydrolase, which translates to MKLTKKSHACVRLEKDGRVLVVDPGGFSEEDAAVGADAVLVTHEHPDHFDEGRLRAALEARPSAEIWTLRSVAGQLSAAFPGRVHTVGHGDTFTAAGFDVQVHGELHAVIHPDIPRVTNVGYLVDGGKLFHPGDALTVPGGPVETLMLPVMAPWNKISEVIDYVREVKPRRAYDIHDALLTDLARPLYDRQIGALGGAEHLRLAPGGTAEL; encoded by the coding sequence ATGAAGCTCACGAAGAAGTCGCACGCCTGCGTCCGCCTGGAGAAGGACGGCCGCGTCCTCGTCGTCGACCCCGGAGGGTTCAGCGAGGAGGACGCCGCCGTCGGGGCGGACGCCGTGCTGGTCACGCACGAGCACCCCGACCACTTCGACGAGGGCCGGCTACGGGCCGCCCTGGAGGCCCGCCCGTCCGCCGAGATCTGGACCCTGAGGTCGGTCGCCGGGCAGCTCTCGGCGGCGTTCCCGGGCCGTGTGCACACCGTCGGCCACGGCGACACCTTCACCGCCGCCGGCTTCGACGTCCAGGTGCACGGCGAACTGCACGCGGTGATCCACCCGGACATCCCGCGCGTCACCAACGTCGGCTACCTCGTCGACGGCGGGAAGCTCTTCCACCCCGGCGACGCGCTCACCGTGCCCGGCGGGCCGGTCGAGACGCTGATGCTGCCCGTCATGGCCCCCTGGAACAAGATCTCCGAAGTGATCGACTACGTCCGTGAGGTGAAGCCCCGGCGCGCCTACGACATCCACGACGCCCTCCTCACCGACCTGGCCCGCCCGCTCTACGACCGCCAGATCGGCGCCCTCGGCGGCGCCGAGCACCTGCGGCTCGCGCCGGGCGGAACCGCCGAGCTGTGA
- a CDS encoding exodeoxyribonuclease III — protein MRIATWNVNSITARLPRLLAWLESSGTDVLCLQEAKVAEDQFPAEQLRELGYESAVHATGRWNGVAVLSRVGLSDVVKGLPGDPGYDGSVEPRAIAATCGPVRVWSVYVPNGREVEHPHYAYKLQWFEALTAAVSGDAAGGRPFAVLGDYNVAPTDDDVYDRSAFEGSTHVTPAERAALASLREAGLSDVVPRPLKYEHPYTYWDYRQLCFPKNRGMRIDLVYGNAPFAKAVTDSYVDREERKGKGASDHAPVVVDLDV, from the coding sequence ATGCGCATCGCCACCTGGAACGTGAACTCGATCACCGCCCGTCTGCCGCGGCTGCTGGCCTGGCTGGAGAGCAGCGGCACGGACGTGCTGTGCCTCCAGGAGGCCAAGGTCGCCGAGGACCAGTTCCCGGCGGAGCAGCTGCGGGAACTGGGCTACGAGTCGGCGGTGCACGCCACCGGCCGGTGGAACGGGGTGGCGGTGCTCTCCCGCGTCGGCCTGTCCGACGTCGTCAAGGGCCTGCCCGGCGACCCCGGTTACGACGGCTCCGTCGAGCCCCGCGCGATCGCCGCGACCTGCGGCCCGGTCCGCGTCTGGTCGGTCTACGTGCCGAACGGCCGTGAGGTGGAGCACCCGCACTACGCGTACAAGCTCCAGTGGTTCGAGGCGCTGACGGCGGCCGTGTCCGGCGACGCGGCGGGCGGCCGCCCCTTCGCCGTGCTGGGCGACTACAACGTGGCGCCGACCGACGACGACGTCTACGACCGGTCCGCCTTCGAGGGCTCCACCCACGTCACCCCCGCCGAGCGCGCCGCCCTCGCCTCCCTGCGCGAGGCCGGCCTGTCCGACGTCGTGCCGCGCCCCCTCAAGTACGAGCACCCGTACACCTACTGGGACTACCGCCAGCTCTGCTTCCCCAAGAACCGCGGCATGCGCATCGACCTGGTGTACGGCAACGCGCCGTTCGCGAAGGCGGTCACCGACTCCTACGTCGACCGCGAGGAGCGCAAGGGCAAGGGCGCCTCGGACCACGCGCCGGTCGTGGTGGACCTCGACGTGTGA
- a CDS encoding DUF6278 family protein, whose translation MNIPFLGNRRPKAGVPGPEGIAELLAECELLRSQANRAGVLLDDSPASLEALDQLVPGWRDDEEASTWLGNDAGLYLGTVIVRTVPGAAWEIRADGQPVVRLTSGREFDVVDAGQEWAASGVPELSQLYAEVAEA comes from the coding sequence ATGAACATCCCCTTCCTGGGCAACCGCCGCCCGAAGGCGGGAGTTCCCGGCCCCGAGGGCATCGCGGAACTCCTCGCCGAGTGCGAACTCCTGCGCTCCCAGGCGAACCGGGCGGGTGTCCTGCTCGACGACTCCCCGGCCTCGCTGGAGGCGCTGGACCAACTGGTGCCGGGCTGGCGGGACGACGAGGAGGCCTCCACCTGGCTGGGCAACGACGCCGGGCTCTACCTCGGCACCGTCATCGTGCGCACCGTGCCGGGGGCCGCGTGGGAGATCCGCGCCGACGGCCAGCCGGTCGTACGGCTCACCTCCGGGCGGGAGTTCGACGTCGTGGACGCGGGACAGGAGTGGGCGGCGAGCGGCGTCCCCGAGCTGTCGCAGCTGTACGCGGAGGTCGCCGAGGCGTGA
- the ggt gene encoding gamma-glutamyltransferase encodes MRRPVVRKLAVLAVGAAVLSVGAAAPPDRHDPPDRNTPKVPVAVGHGGAVSSVDADASAAGIEVLRNGGNAVDAAVATAAALGVTEPYSAGVGGGGYFVYYDARSRTVHTLDGRETAPLTADSGLFLENGEPIPFAEAVSSGLAVGTPGTPATWQRALDAWGRRGLGTVLKPAERLARDGFTVDDTFRTQTAANETRFRHFPDTAELFLPGGELPAVGSTFRNPDLARTYAELRRKGVDALYRGDIGRDIVNTVNEPPVDPGSGWNARPGELTARDLAAYRALSRPPTRTSYRGLDVYSIAPSSSGGTTVGEALNILENTDLSDASDTRYLHRFIEASRIAFADRGRWVGDPAFEDVPAKELLSQRFADSRACLIRDDAVLTSPLAPGDPRDPKPCAARGGEAAPTTYEGENTTHLTTADKWGNVVAYTLTIEQTGGSGITVPGRGFLLNNELTDFSFAPANPAVHDPNLPGPGKRPRSSISPTIVLDRQDRPVVALGSPGGSTIITTVLGTLTGFLDRGLPLADAIAAPRASQRNTAQTDLEPGLYDSEVRQRLEALGHVFRENPEIGATTGVQRLPDGRWLAAAEKVRRGGGSAMVVRPAR; translated from the coding sequence ATGCGTCGCCCTGTCGTACGGAAGCTCGCGGTCCTGGCGGTCGGTGCCGCCGTGCTGTCGGTGGGGGCGGCCGCGCCGCCCGACCGGCACGACCCGCCCGACCGGAACACCCCCAAGGTCCCGGTGGCCGTCGGCCACGGCGGCGCGGTCTCCAGCGTCGACGCCGACGCCTCCGCCGCCGGGATCGAGGTGCTGAGGAACGGCGGCAACGCCGTCGACGCGGCCGTCGCCACGGCCGCCGCGCTCGGCGTCACCGAGCCCTACTCGGCCGGCGTCGGCGGAGGCGGCTACTTCGTCTACTACGACGCCCGTTCCCGGACCGTGCACACCCTCGACGGCCGCGAGACGGCCCCGCTGACCGCCGATTCCGGACTCTTCCTGGAGAACGGCGAGCCGATCCCGTTCGCCGAAGCCGTCAGCAGCGGTCTCGCCGTCGGCACTCCCGGCACACCGGCCACCTGGCAGCGCGCGCTCGACGCCTGGGGCAGGCGCGGTCTGGGAACGGTCCTGAAGCCCGCCGAGCGCCTCGCCCGCGACGGCTTCACCGTGGACGACACCTTCCGGACGCAGACCGCCGCCAACGAGACCCGCTTCCGTCATTTCCCCGACACGGCCGAGCTGTTCCTCCCGGGCGGTGAGCTCCCGGCCGTCGGCTCCACCTTCCGCAACCCCGATCTGGCGCGCACCTACGCGGAGTTGCGCCGCAAGGGCGTGGACGCCCTGTACCGGGGCGACATCGGCCGGGACATCGTGAACACGGTGAACGAGCCGCCCGTCGACCCCGGTTCCGGCTGGAACGCCCGCCCCGGCGAACTGACCGCCCGGGACCTCGCCGCCTACCGCGCCCTGTCCCGGCCGCCCACGAGGACCTCGTACCGCGGCCTTGACGTGTACTCCATCGCGCCGTCCTCCTCCGGCGGCACCACCGTCGGCGAGGCGCTCAACATCCTCGAGAACACCGACCTCTCCGACGCGAGCGACACCCGGTACCTGCACCGCTTCATCGAGGCGAGCCGTATCGCGTTCGCCGACCGGGGGCGCTGGGTCGGCGACCCCGCCTTCGAGGACGTACCGGCGAAGGAACTGCTCTCCCAGCGGTTCGCCGACTCGCGCGCCTGCCTCATCAGGGACGACGCCGTCCTGACCAGCCCCCTCGCCCCCGGCGACCCCCGCGACCCGAAGCCCTGCGCCGCGAGGGGCGGCGAGGCCGCGCCGACGACGTACGAGGGGGAGAACACCACCCACCTCACCACCGCCGACAAGTGGGGCAACGTCGTCGCCTACACCCTGACCATCGAGCAGACCGGCGGCAGCGGCATCACCGTGCCCGGCCGCGGGTTCCTGCTGAACAACGAGCTGACGGACTTCTCCTTCGCCCCCGCGAACCCGGCGGTGCACGACCCGAACCTGCCGGGTCCCGGCAAGCGGCCCCGGTCGTCCATCTCGCCGACGATCGTGCTCGACCGGCAGGACCGGCCGGTGGTGGCGCTCGGCTCGCCCGGCGGCTCCACCATCATCACCACCGTGCTGGGGACCCTCACCGGCTTCCTCGACCGCGGACTGCCGCTGGCCGACGCGATCGCCGCGCCCCGCGCCAGCCAGCGCAACACGGCGCAGACGGACCTCGAACCCGGCCTCTACGACAGCGAGGTGCGGCAGCGTCTCGAAGCCCTCGGCCATGTGTTCCGGGAGAACCCGGAGATCGGCGCGACCACGGGCGTGCAGCGGCTGCCGGACGGCAGGTGGCTCGCCGCGGCCGAGAAGGTCCGCAGGGGCGGCGGCTCGGCGATGGTTGTCCGCCCGGCCCGCTGA
- a CDS encoding ATP-dependent Clp protease ATP-binding subunit, translating into MTSGFVGPEGDPFAEFLSRFFGGQRPRQIDIGRLLSQPARELVRGAAQYAAEHGSRDLDTQHLLRAALSAEPTRGLLSRAGADPDSLASQIDDRSGPVQHGPGDVPPPTSLSLTPAVKRALLDAHEMARASGAGYIGPEHVLSALAANPDSAAGHILNAARYAPTPPPEAAEAQQPRTERHRPPTGTPTLDKYGRDLTELAREGRVDPVIGRDDEIEQTVEVLSRRGKNNPVLIGDAGVGKTAVVEGLAQRIAEGDVPDILLGRRVVALDLTAVVAGTRYRGDFEERMNHIVEEIRTHSDQLVIFIDELHTVVGAGGGGEGGSMDAGNILKPALARGELHIVGATTLEEYRRIEKDAALARRFQPIMVPEPTPADAIEILRGLRDRYEAHHQVRYTDEALVAAVELSDRYLSDRRLPDKAIDLIDQAGARVRLRSRTKGTDVRAMEREVDQLTCDKDQAVADEQYEQATRLRDRIVELKSRIAEAGGADEVDEGQSLSVDAEAIAEVVARQTGIPVSRLTEEEKDRLLGLEQHLHQRVVGQDEAVRVVSDAVMRSRAGLSSPDRPIGSFLFLGPTGVGKTELARALAEALFGSEERMVRLDMSEYQERHTVSRLVGAPPGYVGHEEAGQLTEVVRRHPYSLLLLDEVEKAHPDVFNILLQVLDDGRLTDSQGRTVDFTNTVIVMTSNLGSEAITRRGATLGFASGGADADEEARREQILRPLREHFRPEFLNRIDEIVVFRQLTADELRRITDLLLESTRRGLKGQGIGVDFTDAAVDWLAERGHQPEYGARPLRRTIQREVDNQLSRLLLDGRVREGGRVTVDAADGRLTFRTQESPAPEL; encoded by the coding sequence ATGACGAGTGGTTTCGTCGGCCCGGAGGGTGACCCCTTCGCGGAATTCCTGTCCCGGTTCTTCGGCGGACAACGCCCCCGCCAGATCGACATCGGCAGGCTCCTCAGCCAGCCCGCCCGCGAACTGGTGCGCGGCGCGGCTCAGTACGCCGCCGAGCACGGCAGCCGCGACCTGGACACCCAGCACCTGCTGCGCGCCGCCCTCTCCGCCGAGCCGACCCGCGGTCTGCTCAGCCGGGCCGGCGCGGACCCCGACTCGCTGGCGTCGCAGATCGACGACCGGTCGGGGCCCGTCCAGCACGGCCCGGGCGACGTCCCGCCGCCGACCTCCCTGTCCCTGACGCCCGCCGTCAAGCGCGCCCTGCTGGACGCGCACGAGATGGCGCGGGCGTCCGGGGCCGGCTACATCGGCCCCGAGCATGTGCTCAGCGCCCTCGCCGCCAACCCCGACTCGGCCGCCGGGCACATCCTCAACGCGGCCCGGTACGCCCCCACGCCCCCGCCCGAGGCCGCCGAGGCCCAGCAGCCCCGCACCGAGCGGCACCGCCCCCCGACGGGCACGCCCACCCTGGACAAGTACGGCCGCGACCTGACCGAACTGGCCCGCGAGGGCCGTGTCGACCCGGTGATCGGCCGCGACGACGAGATCGAGCAGACCGTCGAGGTGCTCTCCAGGCGCGGCAAGAACAACCCCGTGCTGATCGGCGACGCCGGCGTCGGCAAGACCGCCGTCGTCGAGGGGCTGGCCCAGCGGATCGCCGAGGGGGACGTGCCCGACATCCTCCTCGGCCGGCGCGTGGTCGCCCTGGACCTGACCGCCGTGGTCGCCGGAACCCGCTACCGGGGCGACTTCGAGGAGCGCATGAACCACATCGTCGAGGAGATCCGCACCCACTCCGACCAGCTGGTCATCTTCATCGACGAGCTGCACACCGTCGTCGGCGCCGGGGGCGGGGGCGAGGGCGGCTCGATGGACGCCGGCAACATCCTCAAGCCGGCCCTGGCCCGCGGCGAGCTGCACATCGTGGGGGCGACGACCCTGGAGGAGTACCGCAGGATCGAGAAGGACGCCGCGCTGGCCCGCCGCTTCCAGCCGATCATGGTGCCCGAGCCGACGCCCGCCGACGCGATCGAGATCCTGCGGGGACTGCGGGACCGGTACGAGGCGCACCACCAGGTCCGCTACACGGACGAGGCGCTGGTGGCGGCCGTGGAGCTGTCCGACCGCTATCTGAGCGACCGCCGGCTGCCGGACAAGGCGATCGACCTGATCGACCAGGCCGGTGCGCGGGTGCGGCTGCGGTCCCGGACCAAGGGCACGGACGTACGCGCGATGGAGCGCGAGGTGGACCAGCTGACCTGCGACAAGGACCAGGCGGTCGCCGACGAGCAGTACGAGCAGGCCACCCGGCTGCGGGACCGCATCGTGGAGCTGAAGTCCCGGATCGCGGAGGCCGGCGGCGCGGACGAGGTCGACGAGGGGCAGAGCCTGTCGGTGGACGCCGAGGCGATCGCCGAGGTGGTCGCCCGGCAGACGGGCATCCCGGTCAGCCGCCTCACCGAGGAGGAGAAGGACCGGCTGCTCGGCCTGGAGCAGCATCTGCACCAGCGGGTCGTCGGCCAGGACGAGGCCGTACGGGTCGTCTCGGACGCCGTGATGCGCTCCCGCGCCGGTCTGTCCAGCCCCGACCGGCCGATCGGCAGCTTCCTGTTCCTCGGCCCCACCGGCGTCGGCAAGACGGAGCTGGCGCGGGCCCTCGCCGAGGCGCTGTTCGGCAGCGAGGAGCGGATGGTGCGCCTCGACATGAGCGAGTACCAGGAGCGGCACACGGTGAGCCGCCTGGTGGGCGCCCCGCCCGGCTACGTGGGTCACGAGGAGGCCGGGCAGCTGACCGAGGTGGTGCGCCGGCACCCGTACTCGCTGCTGCTCCTCGACGAGGTGGAGAAGGCCCATCCGGACGTCTTCAACATCCTGCTGCAGGTCCTCGACGACGGCCGGCTGACCGACTCGCAGGGCCGCACGGTGGACTTCACCAACACCGTGATCGTGATGACCAGCAACCTCGGCTCCGAGGCGATCACCCGGCGCGGCGCGACCCTGGGCTTCGCGTCCGGCGGCGCGGACGCCGACGAGGAGGCGCGGCGCGAGCAGATCCTGCGGCCGCTGCGGGAGCACTTCCGGCCCGAGTTCCTCAACCGGATCGACGAGATCGTGGTGTTCCGCCAGCTGACCGCGGACGAGCTGCGGCGGATCACCGACCTGCTGCTCGAGAGCACCCGGCGCGGTCTGAAGGGCCAGGGCATCGGGGTCGACTTCACCGACGCGGCCGTGGACTGGCTGGCCGAGCGCGGCCACCAGCCCGAGTACGGCGCGCGGCCGCTGCGCCGCACCATCCAGCGGGAGGTCGACAACCAGCTCTCCAGGCTGCTGCTGGACGGCCGGGTCCGCGAGGGCGGCCGGGTGACGGTGGACGCGGCGGACGGCCGCCTCACCTTCCGTACGCAGGAGTCGCCGGCTCCCGAGCTGTAG
- the map gene encoding type I methionyl aminopeptidase has product MMELKTDTSVDAMYEAGQVVASALTAVRKAADVGVSLVELDEVAREVLRAAGATSPFLGYRPTFAPTPFPAVICASVNDAIVHGIPDGYRLRDGDLVSIDCGAQLGGWAGDSAISFTVGTPRPADVRLIETAERALAAGIEAAVVGNRMGDIAHAIGTVCRTAGYGIMEDYGGHGIGRRMHEDPPVPNEGRPGRGIPLRRGMVLAIEPMLIGGGTDTYRTAPDGWTLRTTDGTRAAHVEHTVAITETTPRILTSRH; this is encoded by the coding sequence ATGATGGAGCTGAAGACCGACACCTCCGTTGATGCCATGTACGAGGCGGGCCAGGTCGTCGCGAGCGCGCTGACGGCCGTACGGAAAGCCGCCGACGTGGGCGTTTCCCTGGTGGAGCTGGACGAGGTGGCCCGGGAGGTGCTGCGTGCGGCGGGCGCGACCTCGCCCTTTCTGGGCTACCGCCCGACCTTCGCGCCGACCCCGTTCCCGGCGGTGATCTGCGCGTCCGTCAACGACGCGATCGTGCACGGCATCCCGGACGGCTACCGGCTGCGCGACGGCGACCTCGTCTCGATCGACTGCGGCGCCCAGCTGGGCGGCTGGGCCGGGGACTCGGCGATCAGCTTCACGGTGGGCACCCCGCGCCCGGCCGACGTACGGCTGATCGAGACGGCCGAGCGGGCGCTCGCGGCGGGCATCGAAGCGGCCGTCGTCGGCAACCGGATGGGCGACATCGCCCACGCGATCGGCACGGTGTGCCGCACGGCGGGTTACGGGATCATGGAGGACTACGGCGGCCACGGCATCGGCCGCCGTATGCACGAGGACCCGCCCGTGCCGAACGAGGGCCGGCCGGGGCGGGGCATTCCGCTGAGGCGCGGCATGGTCCTCGCGATCGAGCCCATGCTCATCGGCGGCGGCACGGACACCTACCGCACCGCGCCGGACGGCTGGACCCTGCGCACCACCGACGGCACCCGGGCGGCCCACGTGGAACACACGGTCGCCATCACGGAAACCACCCCCCGAATCCTCACCTCCCGCCACTGA
- a CDS encoding helix-turn-helix domain-containing protein: MVRTPLTPEERERGERLGRLLRQARGGRSMTEVAADAGISAETLRKIETGRAPTPAFFTVAALAGVLGLSMDDVAGRCTPAAPVAPAPSVAA, from the coding sequence ATGGTGCGCACCCCCTTGACCCCCGAAGAGCGCGAACGCGGCGAGCGGCTCGGCCGGCTGCTGCGGCAGGCGCGCGGCGGCCGCAGCATGACCGAGGTCGCGGCGGACGCCGGCATCTCCGCGGAGACCCTCCGCAAGATCGAGACCGGGCGGGCCCCGACGCCCGCGTTCTTCACGGTGGCCGCGCTGGCCGGCGTGCTCGGTCTGTCGATGGACGACGTGGCGGGGCGCTGCACCCCGGCCGCGCCCGTTGCCCCCGCCCCCTCGGTCGCCGCCTGA
- a CDS encoding nitrilase-related carbon-nitrogen hydrolase, with product MANVVRAALVQATWTGDTESMLAKHEEHAREAARQGAKVIGFQEVFNAPYFCQVQDPEHYRWAEPVPDGPTVRRMRELARETGMVIVVPVFEIEQAGHYYNTAAVIDADGTVLGKYRKHHIPQVKGFWEKFYFRPGNAGWPVFDTAVGRIGVYICYDRHFPEGWRQLGLNGAQLVYNPSATHRGLSSYLWRLEQPAAAVANEYFIAAINRVGVEEYGDNDFYGTSYFVDPRGQFVGDVASDSKEELVVRDLDFGLIDEVRQQWAFYRDRRPDAYEGLVRP from the coding sequence ATGGCCAACGTCGTACGTGCCGCTCTGGTCCAGGCCACCTGGACCGGTGACACCGAATCCATGCTGGCGAAACACGAGGAGCACGCCCGCGAGGCGGCCCGGCAGGGCGCGAAGGTCATCGGGTTCCAGGAGGTGTTCAACGCCCCCTACTTCTGCCAGGTCCAGGACCCCGAGCACTACCGCTGGGCCGAGCCCGTGCCCGACGGGCCGACCGTCCGCCGGATGCGGGAACTGGCCCGCGAGACCGGCATGGTGATCGTCGTGCCGGTGTTCGAGATCGAGCAGGCGGGCCACTACTACAACACCGCCGCCGTGATCGACGCCGACGGCACCGTCCTCGGCAAGTACCGCAAGCACCACATCCCGCAGGTCAAGGGATTCTGGGAGAAGTTCTACTTCCGCCCCGGCAACGCCGGCTGGCCCGTCTTCGACACCGCCGTCGGCAGAATCGGCGTCTACATCTGCTACGACCGGCACTTCCCCGAAGGCTGGCGGCAACTCGGTCTCAACGGGGCCCAGTTGGTCTACAACCCGTCCGCCACGCACCGCGGGCTCTCGTCCTACCTGTGGCGGCTGGAGCAGCCGGCGGCGGCCGTCGCGAACGAGTACTTCATCGCCGCGATCAACCGCGTGGGCGTGGAGGAGTACGGCGACAACGACTTCTACGGGACCTCGTACTTCGTCGACCCGCGCGGTCAGTTCGTCGGCGACGTCGCCAGCGACAGCAAGGAGGAACTCGTGGTCCGCGACCTGGACTTCGGCCTCATCGACGAGGTGCGGCAGCAGTGGGCGTTCTACCGCGACCGCCGCCCCGACGCCTACGAGGGGCTGGTGCGGCCGTGA